One segment of Paenibacillus rhizovicinus DNA contains the following:
- a CDS encoding flagellar protein FlaG has product MSIQGVSSATSVRPVQLPTGGQQGGESKPSEDVSVQPLQTGSELRVAEREGAQLSVADTQLVKALDRAVKALQGPETAVELKVHEKLHAVSIKVFNKETGDLIREIPPEKTLDLVTNMMELAGLLVDKRV; this is encoded by the coding sequence ATGAGTATTCAGGGAGTTAGTTCAGCGACTTCGGTGAGACCAGTTCAGTTACCGACAGGAGGGCAGCAGGGAGGAGAAAGCAAGCCGTCTGAGGATGTATCTGTACAACCTTTGCAGACAGGTTCCGAATTAAGAGTAGCCGAGCGTGAGGGGGCTCAATTGTCGGTCGCAGACACACAGTTAGTTAAAGCGCTAGATCGTGCAGTCAAGGCATTGCAAGGTCCTGAAACGGCAGTCGAGTTGAAGGTACATGAGAAGCTCCATGCAGTCTCAATTAAAGTGTTTAACAAGGAAACTGGCGATTTGATTCGAGAGATCCCACCAGAGAAAACATTGGATTTGGTCACTAATATGATGGAATTGGCTGGTCTTCTAGTTGATAAGAGGGTATAG
- the fliD gene encoding flagellar filament capping protein FliD, with translation MTVTRITGLTSGMDIDSLVKQLMSAQQSKLNSLNSKKTTLEWQRDQYRDISAKLVDFRNNKLASYNLQTTMAAKSATASGTAAAQASVSVSAGANALTGSMTIQVNSLATAAQSVSGVGIGSVDASKAISTLGLSNYTADGDGNFNFTITNSGTSSQPVTITLNEDTDSLSSMVDKINKSAANVTAYIDQSTGKLSLTSKTTGVSTISADGFLNNFNLQTVRDSQGQPLGSTASVVINGILTSRNSNSFTENGVDITLNAVSDGSAATITTKTNTDTIVNAIKSYLNDYNSVLSTVTSKINEVHSRDYGPLTADQKKAMTDDDIKNWETKAKTGLLHNDSTLSALVNNMRLASLTPVSVPGNRINTSGGDTITLGDLGIDSGSWEKLGQLSITNESKLRAAIEADPDAVMKVFMQQSTSSDPKVKNSPNDASSGVFNRLSSSVMSALSDLSSRVGTSQISADATASFLATSQFGDQLRSLTTQISDENDRLSRLEDSYYAKFTAMETAMSKYQSQGSSLGFSS, from the coding sequence ATGACTGTAACGAGGATAACGGGATTAACTTCGGGAATGGATATTGATTCGCTTGTTAAGCAGTTAATGAGCGCCCAGCAAAGTAAGCTGAACAGCTTGAACTCGAAGAAGACGACGCTGGAATGGCAACGTGATCAATACCGCGATATTTCGGCAAAATTGGTTGATTTCCGCAATAACAAGTTGGCTAGTTACAATTTGCAAACGACGATGGCTGCAAAGTCTGCGACAGCTTCAGGCACAGCAGCGGCTCAGGCATCGGTCAGTGTGAGTGCTGGCGCAAACGCGCTGACAGGATCGATGACGATTCAGGTGAATAGTTTAGCAACAGCGGCACAGTCAGTGAGTGGGGTAGGTATTGGTTCGGTAGATGCAAGTAAGGCAATAAGCACGCTAGGCTTAAGTAATTATACGGCTGATGGTGATGGGAACTTTAATTTCACGATTACTAATAGTGGCACTTCAAGTCAACCGGTTACGATCACTTTGAATGAAGATACGGACTCATTGAGTTCTATGGTCGATAAGATTAATAAAAGTGCAGCTAATGTGACAGCATACATTGACCAATCAACGGGGAAGTTGTCCTTGACATCCAAGACAACCGGTGTGAGTACTATCTCGGCTGATGGATTTCTGAATAATTTCAATCTCCAAACAGTTAGAGATAGTCAGGGTCAACCTCTTGGTTCAACTGCTAGTGTCGTTATTAACGGCATTTTAACTTCGCGCAACAGTAACTCTTTCACAGAAAACGGTGTGGATATTACGTTGAATGCGGTAAGCGATGGGTCTGCTGCAACGATCACTACGAAGACAAATACAGATACAATTGTGAATGCGATCAAGTCTTATCTGAATGATTACAACTCGGTTTTGTCTACGGTAACAAGTAAGATCAATGAAGTGCATAGCAGAGATTATGGGCCGCTAACTGCAGACCAGAAGAAAGCAATGACGGATGATGATATTAAGAATTGGGAGACGAAAGCGAAGACGGGTCTTCTGCATAACGATTCAACATTATCGGCGTTGGTAAACAATATGCGTCTAGCTTCGCTTACACCAGTTTCTGTTCCAGGTAATAGAATCAATACCAGCGGTGGGGATACGATTACGTTAGGTGATCTTGGGATTGATTCGGGTTCTTGGGAGAAACTCGGTCAGCTTTCGATTACGAATGAGTCGAAGCTGCGGGCAGCGATTGAAGCGGACCCAGATGCAGTTATGAAGGTATTCATGCAGCAATCGACATCGAGTGATCCTAAGGTTAAGAACTCTCCTAATGACGCAAGCAGTGGTGTATTTAACCGACTTTCTAGTTCAGTGATGTCAGCGCTTAGCGATTTGTCCTCCAGAGTAGGTACGTCTCAAATTAGTGCGGATGCGACTGCCAGTTTCTTAGCGACAAGCCAGTTTGGCGATCAGCTACGTAGTCTTACTACGCAAATCAGTGATGAGAATGATCGGCTCTCTCGACTTGAAGATAGCTACTACGCGAAATTCACGGCTATGGAGACGGCTATGAGCAAGTATCAGTCTCAGGGAAGCAGTCTTGGTTTCTCATCTTAA
- the fliS gene encoding flagellar export chaperone FliS: MLSSPLQKYQQSSVKTASPGQLVVMLYDGAIRFVKQGIEAIEHGHIEQANTSLIKAQNVVNELMVTLNFDYPIAAELVRIYEYMIHLLITSNTKKDREPAAEALSYLIDLRESWASIAKPKTSSTTTGMEVRG; the protein is encoded by the coding sequence ATGTTGTCTAGCCCTCTCCAGAAGTATCAACAATCGTCGGTAAAGACAGCGTCCCCAGGGCAGTTAGTTGTGATGCTTTACGATGGTGCGATTCGGTTTGTAAAGCAAGGCATCGAGGCGATAGAGCATGGTCATATTGAACAAGCGAACACGAGTCTGATCAAGGCTCAGAATGTTGTGAATGAACTCATGGTTACGCTTAATTTTGACTATCCAATTGCAGCAGAGTTGGTTCGTATTTATGAGTATATGATACATCTACTCATCACTTCGAATACGAAGAAGGACAGAGAGCCAGCGGCTGAAGCACTCTCTTACCTGATTGATCTGCGGGAATCGTGGGCGAGTATCGCAAAGCCCAAGACGTCTTCAACAACGACGGGGATGGAAGTGCGTGGATAA
- a CDS encoding motility associated factor glycosyltransferase family protein, with the protein MQHETISFESVLEDVKDFLPRLIGACGSVSELFYVPVTEQTWTEFSEFLEGTNDLYKTVVWLRSELEPRANIDVFYTVIAGFADQLAYKFSEMNRLMDEEQYVHAADYLKYELLGLFQAFAMKLGEKQEIIALRVEKNMAYLKEHYPNVYDQLHNIQLDHMNYQITYASNGSPNLYIRTDDNRSLYMYSNYVPEYEAAQWVESQRDAMVDKTNIIVYGIGLGYHLSELARKYPLYNFFIYEPDEQVLLATVQAIDLEQLFSQLKIDWFFIGDNKMQRHRVFFQFANLAKGDTAILSLPVYDKLNAAMKLTFFEDAKVAIKHYGMSARTMAYYGIQIYQNRMYNMSHLINTPSIMGMKNKLKGSKAVIVGAGPSLEKDIELLRKLKDHAFIIAAGSAIQSLMHFGITPHLVVTLDYSEANNRAFSHMDIDDVPILYSPQLKYKILDHKKKLMHFLMRNDYEAYYHLACESDEPLFSTTPSVTGPTVEAMIYMGCDEIVFTGQDFSYPSEHMYAAGAKHVDEEQNHTIISGAKLEIENVRGGMNRTNDMMQVTLGEIEKVLESNSHIKFTNSSQVGAKIKHTEWESMESVLRRLGGEKLPSDAFDKAMQEHLRPYDAKRKSVIYDRLIRTPDELEHIETTLRKIDRKLRALPALSRVKPQKCHKEMIDIEVMWGTVVHTKVFEYALGATLSNEIRNFDRDVKEVVEEINLVRKADLFCQVLGAISKAIVEMLPTMKGIVAESIRRTDEQYVPG; encoded by the coding sequence ATGCAGCACGAAACGATATCATTCGAATCTGTTCTTGAAGATGTTAAGGACTTCTTACCGAGATTGATTGGAGCTTGTGGCTCTGTATCTGAGTTGTTTTACGTTCCGGTAACCGAGCAGACTTGGACGGAATTCAGTGAATTTCTCGAAGGTACTAATGATCTCTACAAAACGGTAGTCTGGCTCAGAAGTGAACTGGAACCGAGAGCGAATATAGATGTGTTCTACACGGTGATTGCGGGCTTTGCAGATCAGCTTGCTTATAAATTTTCGGAAATGAATCGACTGATGGACGAGGAGCAGTACGTTCATGCAGCCGATTATTTAAAATATGAGTTACTGGGATTGTTTCAAGCCTTTGCAATGAAGCTTGGCGAGAAGCAGGAGATCATCGCTCTTCGAGTTGAGAAGAATATGGCTTATCTCAAGGAACATTATCCTAATGTCTATGACCAGCTTCATAACATCCAACTCGATCATATGAATTATCAGATCACCTATGCAAGTAACGGCTCGCCTAATTTGTACATCCGCACGGACGATAATCGCTCCTTGTACATGTATAGCAATTATGTACCCGAGTACGAGGCGGCTCAGTGGGTCGAATCACAACGAGATGCCATGGTCGACAAGACCAATATCATAGTCTACGGAATTGGGCTTGGCTATCATTTATCCGAGTTGGCGCGGAAGTATCCATTATATAATTTCTTTATCTATGAGCCGGATGAGCAAGTTTTGCTTGCAACTGTGCAAGCTATTGATTTAGAACAGTTGTTCTCTCAGCTTAAAATTGATTGGTTTTTTATTGGTGACAACAAAATGCAAAGACACCGAGTGTTTTTCCAATTCGCTAATTTAGCCAAAGGAGATACAGCTATTTTATCGTTACCTGTGTATGATAAGCTGAATGCGGCAATGAAGCTGACTTTTTTTGAAGATGCTAAGGTCGCCATAAAGCACTACGGTATGTCTGCGAGAACAATGGCATACTACGGGATTCAAATCTATCAGAATAGAATGTATAATATGTCTCATTTGATCAATACACCTTCTATTATGGGGATGAAAAATAAGTTGAAGGGTAGTAAAGCGGTTATCGTTGGAGCTGGACCTTCATTGGAGAAAGATATCGAGCTGTTACGCAAACTCAAAGATCATGCTTTTATAATAGCGGCGGGAAGCGCGATTCAATCGTTAATGCATTTTGGTATCACTCCTCATTTGGTCGTTACGCTTGATTACTCGGAAGCGAATAATCGTGCGTTTAGTCATATGGATATTGATGATGTGCCGATACTATATTCGCCACAGCTGAAATACAAGATCCTTGATCATAAGAAGAAACTTATGCACTTCTTAATGAGGAATGATTATGAGGCTTATTATCACCTTGCTTGCGAGAGTGATGAGCCCTTATTCTCAACGACGCCGTCTGTTACGGGTCCAACTGTCGAAGCGATGATCTATATGGGTTGTGATGAAATTGTTTTTACAGGTCAGGATTTCTCATATCCATCCGAACACATGTATGCTGCTGGCGCAAAACATGTTGATGAAGAACAAAATCACACAATAATAAGTGGGGCGAAGCTAGAGATAGAGAATGTTCGTGGTGGTATGAATCGTACGAACGATATGATGCAAGTTACTTTGGGAGAAATAGAGAAAGTACTCGAATCTAATTCGCATATTAAGTTTACGAATTCGTCTCAAGTCGGTGCGAAAATAAAACACACAGAATGGGAGTCTATGGAGAGTGTGTTGCGGCGACTTGGTGGCGAAAAGTTGCCTTCAGATGCATTTGATAAAGCTATGCAGGAGCATCTTCGTCCATACGATGCCAAGCGTAAGAGCGTAATTTACGATCGACTAATCCGGACTCCTGACGAGCTTGAGCACATCGAGACGACATTGAGGAAGATCGATCGCAAGCTTCGCGCTCTTCCAGCCTTAAGCCGAGTGAAGCCGCAGAAGTGCCATAAAGAGATGATTGATATCGAAGTCATGTGGGGGACTGTTGTCCATACTAAGGTGTTCGAGTACGCTCTAGGGGCTACACTTTCTAACGAAATTCGTAACTTCGATCGCGATGTCAAGGAAGTTGTGGAAGAGATTAATCTTGTGCGCAAAGCGGATCTATTCTGTCAAGTTCTTGGAGCGATATCGAAGGCGATCGTGGAGATGCTTCCGACTATGAAAGGGATCGTGGCTGAATCGATACGAAGGACTGATGAACAATATGTACCAGGTTGA
- a CDS encoding motility associated factor glycosyltransferase family protein, giving the protein MNNMYQVDAVVEQIKDFLPTLITACGSVSLLLYRPMTDQSWEQFGSVVEGIDDLYRTLNVLYNDMSQSGCLSCLVYEIDQMRSELGRTFQVMNQHMDNEDYVSASGCIEYELIPLLQRHVTNLGEPQYVMDERFVRNLAYLKENFPNAYEQLGALTRDTDNYQITYAQNGFPNVYIGGEVSTYLYSQYDPEHEARRWTEWVMTNGERTPNIIMFGFGLGYHVRTYAEANPEHNIYVYEPDEQVLLTAMMVIDFTALFMNVKVKEIIVGRTKGNRDKFLYQFLRYLKGGADTLSLPVYDRIKKEEKIEFFNEARISIINYDSAYLMYERYGLQWVTNYMYNFAKTMNSPSVIDLRGKFEGIPVVIVGAGPSLEADIECLRELKKHALIIAAGTTTQSLLHYGVEPHLIVCIDGTEDNYNAFKDLNFEHIPFLFSPMVHHQILEKPIKNLVTFVYNSDITIKYLLELDENYPYFRPTDSVTGAAIQAAIYMGSHEIIFTGQDLSYPGANIYAPGANHFSQQYSDDVISKATHFVENIRGTTNRTNANMQITLASIQDLLAQYPQTRFTNATQMGAKIKHTVWEPLTEVLGRYKDKVVDPDVFKKVIEKLPRHDERQVTHFTAKIVQLREELTENERKLRMLEQSLSKLSELSRVNVNKFHSEMDKLSIDWRSVVHSNAFRALYIKLYRNEIVDMERELSDVVQEFDAVKRAEKTYEVMIPLIKTILQGTPTLLEIVDESIRRI; this is encoded by the coding sequence ATGAACAATATGTACCAGGTTGACGCGGTGGTCGAACAAATCAAAGATTTTCTACCTACGCTAATCACGGCTTGTGGATCGGTATCGCTGCTACTTTACAGACCAATGACCGACCAATCGTGGGAGCAGTTTGGAAGTGTTGTCGAAGGGATCGATGATTTGTATCGTACGCTGAATGTCCTTTATAACGATATGAGTCAGTCTGGATGCCTAAGCTGCTTGGTGTATGAGATTGATCAAATGCGATCAGAGCTTGGTCGTACGTTTCAGGTGATGAATCAGCATATGGACAATGAGGATTATGTCAGCGCTAGCGGCTGTATCGAATATGAGTTGATCCCGCTCTTACAACGTCATGTAACGAATTTGGGAGAGCCCCAGTATGTGATGGATGAACGGTTCGTCCGCAACTTGGCTTACTTGAAAGAAAATTTTCCGAACGCATATGAACAATTAGGTGCGCTAACAAGAGATACTGATAACTATCAGATAACGTATGCTCAAAACGGGTTCCCGAATGTGTACATTGGAGGAGAAGTTTCTACTTATTTGTACAGTCAATACGACCCTGAGCATGAAGCGAGACGTTGGACGGAGTGGGTGATGACCAATGGGGAGCGCACACCGAACATAATAATGTTCGGCTTCGGCTTGGGCTACCATGTGCGTACCTATGCGGAGGCTAATCCGGAGCACAATATTTACGTTTATGAGCCGGACGAACAAGTGCTGCTAACTGCGATGATGGTTATTGATTTTACAGCACTTTTCATGAATGTTAAGGTGAAAGAAATAATAGTAGGGAGAACGAAGGGGAATAGGGACAAGTTCCTCTATCAGTTCCTTAGATACTTGAAAGGTGGAGCCGACACGCTTTCGCTCCCCGTCTATGACCGGATTAAGAAAGAGGAGAAGATTGAGTTTTTCAACGAAGCGAGAATTTCCATCATCAATTACGACAGTGCATATCTTATGTATGAGAGATACGGTCTTCAATGGGTTACGAACTATATGTACAATTTTGCAAAAACGATGAATTCTCCGTCCGTTATAGACTTGCGGGGTAAATTCGAGGGTATTCCAGTAGTCATTGTTGGTGCAGGGCCATCATTAGAAGCCGATATTGAATGTTTAAGAGAGCTTAAGAAACATGCGTTAATTATTGCAGCAGGCACGACTACGCAATCTTTGCTACATTATGGTGTAGAGCCGCATCTCATCGTCTGCATCGATGGTACGGAGGACAATTACAACGCATTTAAAGATTTGAATTTCGAACACATTCCATTCTTGTTCAGCCCGATGGTTCATCATCAGATCCTAGAGAAGCCGATCAAGAACCTGGTGACTTTCGTTTATAATAGCGATATTACGATTAAATATTTACTCGAATTAGATGAGAATTATCCGTATTTCCGACCTACGGATTCAGTAACTGGAGCTGCAATTCAAGCTGCGATTTATATGGGAAGCCATGAAATTATTTTTACAGGCCAAGACTTATCATATCCGGGAGCAAACATTTACGCACCTGGCGCGAATCACTTCAGTCAACAATATTCCGATGATGTGATCTCAAAAGCTACTCATTTCGTTGAGAACATTCGGGGAACGACGAACCGTACGAATGCAAATATGCAAATTACGTTAGCGTCGATTCAAGACTTACTGGCTCAATATCCGCAGACTCGATTCACGAACGCTACTCAAATGGGTGCGAAGATTAAGCATACGGTGTGGGAACCTCTGACTGAGGTGTTGGGGCGGTATAAGGACAAGGTTGTTGATCCAGATGTCTTCAAAAAAGTGATTGAGAAATTGCCGCGACACGATGAACGTCAAGTCACACATTTTACCGCCAAAATCGTACAACTGCGTGAGGAACTCACGGAGAATGAAAGAAAGCTTAGGATGCTGGAACAAAGTTTGTCAAAACTTTCCGAGCTGAGTAGAGTGAATGTGAATAAGTTTCATAGTGAAATGGACAAGCTCAGTATTGATTGGCGTTCCGTTGTTCACAGTAATGCGTTTAGGGCTCTTTACATAAAGCTGTACAGGAACGAGATCGTCGATATGGAGCGCGAGCTCTCAGATGTAGTTCAGGAGTTCGATGCAGTCAAGCGGGCAGAAAAAACATATGAAGTGATGATTCCGTTAATTAAAACGATTTTGCAGGGGACGCCAACCTTACTGGAGATCGTAGACGAATCGATTAGGAGAATTTGA
- a CDS encoding NAD-dependent 4,6-dehydratase LegB, protein MQPFQKILVTGADGFIGSHLTEALVRQGYDVRAFVMYNSFNSWGWLDQAAADVRGRFEVFAGDIRDPHGVLEAMKGCDAVLHLAALIAIPYSYHSPDTYVDTNIKGTLNVLQAARQLGVRKVVHTSTSEVYGTARYVPIDEKHPLQGQSPYSASKIGADQMALSFYCSFGLPVGVIRPFNTYGPRQSARAVIPTIITQLANGAKNIQLGSIHPTRDFNFVEDTVGGFIAFLESERSIGEEINIGSNFEISIGDTAQMIARLMNSDAVIGMDAQRLRPEKSEVERLWADNRKAETLLGWKPKYAESAGLEVGLKQTIEWFTEASNLSGYKADRYNI, encoded by the coding sequence ATGCAACCATTCCAGAAAATATTAGTAACCGGAGCCGACGGATTCATCGGTTCTCACTTAACAGAGGCGCTCGTTCGCCAAGGGTATGATGTTCGCGCTTTTGTTATGTACAACTCGTTTAATTCCTGGGGCTGGCTGGATCAGGCTGCCGCTGATGTTCGGGGACGCTTTGAAGTATTTGCCGGCGATATAAGAGACCCTCATGGTGTGCTGGAAGCGATGAAGGGTTGCGACGCCGTACTACATTTGGCTGCGTTGATTGCTATTCCGTACTCGTATCACTCTCCGGACACTTATGTGGACACGAATATCAAGGGGACGTTAAACGTACTTCAAGCTGCACGGCAGCTCGGGGTTCGCAAGGTGGTACACACGTCTACTAGCGAGGTGTATGGTACAGCCCGCTACGTACCGATTGATGAGAAGCATCCATTGCAAGGACAGTCGCCCTATTCGGCTTCCAAGATCGGAGCGGATCAGATGGCGTTGTCGTTCTATTGTTCATTCGGACTGCCAGTAGGAGTCATTCGTCCGTTCAATACGTATGGTCCACGTCAATCGGCACGAGCGGTCATCCCGACGATTATTACTCAGCTTGCGAATGGTGCTAAAAATATTCAACTAGGTTCCATTCATCCGACACGAGATTTCAACTTTGTTGAGGATACCGTAGGCGGGTTTATCGCCTTTCTGGAATCGGAGCGGAGTATCGGCGAAGAAATTAATATCGGAAGCAATTTCGAGATATCGATCGGCGATACGGCGCAAATGATCGCTCGGTTGATGAATTCTGATGCCGTAATAGGTATGGATGCGCAGCGCCTGCGTCCAGAGAAGAGCGAGGTAGAGCGGCTGTGGGCGGATAACCGCAAAGCGGAGACTCTGCTCGGCTGGAAGCCGAAGTATGCGGAGAGCGCAGGGCTTGAGGTGGGGTTGAAACAAACGATCGAATGGTTCACGGAGGCTTCGAATCTGTCGGGCTATAAAGCTGATCGCTATAACATTTGA
- a CDS encoding LegC family aminotransferase, with amino-acid sequence MTDARSLGLEIVEVIKQISGRTDAVLPLHEPEFSGNEWVYVKECLDTGWVSSAGRFVDRLESEMASFTQSGYAVAVVNGTAALHIALLLSGVKPNDEVIVPSLTFVATANAISYCQAFPHFVDVSTSNLGLDTVRLKDYLQDIGERRSDGATYNRKTGNRIRAVVPMHTFGHPVDMDALMEVAERFSLVIIEDAAESLGSLYKGKATGTFGLFGVMSFNGNKIMTTGGGGAILTQNKELAAKAKHLTTTAKLPHQWAFEHDVVGYNYRMPNLNAALGCAQLEQVPDFLSRKRQLANLYSERLRAVEGVSFIAEPEYATSNYWLNAIMLDKSDIAVRDEVLRITNEAGLLTRPIWTPMHELPMYQYCPRMDLLVTEQLQNQIINLPSGPSVLRKQ; translated from the coding sequence ATGACAGATGCTCGATCGTTAGGATTGGAAATCGTTGAGGTGATCAAGCAAATATCAGGGAGAACGGATGCGGTGCTCCCGCTGCACGAGCCTGAATTTTCGGGGAATGAATGGGTGTATGTGAAAGAATGTTTGGACACCGGATGGGTCTCGTCTGCTGGGCGATTCGTGGATCGGCTGGAGAGCGAAATGGCCTCATTCACGCAATCGGGGTATGCGGTTGCCGTTGTGAATGGTACGGCCGCTCTTCACATTGCTTTGCTGCTGTCGGGAGTAAAGCCTAATGATGAAGTGATCGTACCTTCCCTTACATTTGTGGCGACCGCTAATGCGATCTCTTATTGTCAGGCATTTCCTCATTTTGTGGATGTATCTACTTCCAATCTAGGACTGGATACCGTTCGATTGAAAGACTATCTACAGGATATCGGCGAGAGAAGAAGTGACGGAGCGACGTATAATCGAAAGACGGGAAATCGTATTCGAGCAGTTGTACCTATGCATACGTTTGGACATCCCGTGGATATGGACGCTCTTATGGAAGTAGCAGAACGCTTCAGCCTTGTGATTATTGAAGATGCGGCGGAGTCACTAGGTTCGTTATATAAAGGCAAAGCGACGGGAACATTCGGCCTTTTTGGAGTTATGAGCTTTAATGGGAACAAAATTATGACCACCGGCGGCGGCGGAGCAATTCTGACGCAGAATAAGGAGCTGGCTGCTAAGGCTAAGCATCTTACAACGACCGCCAAGCTTCCGCATCAGTGGGCATTTGAACATGATGTTGTAGGGTACAACTATCGGATGCCGAACCTTAATGCAGCACTTGGTTGCGCACAATTGGAGCAAGTTCCTGATTTTCTGAGTCGGAAGCGTCAATTGGCGAATTTGTATAGTGAGCGGTTGCGTGCGGTTGAAGGTGTATCATTCATCGCGGAACCGGAATATGCTACTAGCAACTATTGGTTGAATGCCATTATGCTGGACAAGTCGGATATTGCGGTTAGAGATGAAGTGCTGCGAATAACGAACGAAGCGGGCCTGTTAACAAGGCCAATCTGGACGCCAATGCATGAACTTCCGATGTACCAGTATTGTCCTCGTATGGACTTGTTAGTTACAGAGCAATTGCAGAATCAGATTATTAATCTGCCTAGCGGGCCTTCTGTGTTACGAAAACAATAA